In Hasllibacter sp. MH4015, the following proteins share a genomic window:
- a CDS encoding SLBB domain-containing protein: MMFKFRAALVAASLFALAACGSAYVSSDVSSLAGEDGVQVVEMTPAAVAHANRSAYDPQNLPAAFSRIAGAGSQPRGAARLPDPVFDAQIRPGAIETRVPPEVRPGPYRIGVGDVLLLATPRGDSVEELAGLVAAQNQRQGYTVQDDGDVAIPDVGRIMVADMTLAEAEDAIFEALIEARLDPSFSLEVAEFNSQRVSVGGAVRNPGVVPVGMTPLYLDEVLANAGGLALDADDFAVIRIFRDGNLYQIPTSELYSDRGLQRIRLVDGDSLFVDTAYDFEQAQAYFEEVIARADYTRSARADAIQQLQVEVSIRRGALEESRQNFRDRVEFGAEGGEFVYIAGEVREPGRFELPFENRAVLADALFDAGGWSEGTGNPSQIYLLRAEDSSAYLRAVTAYRLDGSNAANLVLAARMELRPGDVIFVAEQPITRWNRVIDQITPSIISLGASAVE; the protein is encoded by the coding sequence ATGATGTTCAAGTTCCGCGCCGCTCTCGTGGCCGCGTCCCTCTTTGCCCTTGCCGCCTGCGGCAGCGCCTATGTGTCGTCCGACGTGTCCAGCCTTGCGGGCGAAGACGGCGTCCAGGTGGTCGAAATGACGCCCGCCGCCGTCGCCCATGCCAACCGCAGCGCCTATGATCCGCAGAACCTTCCCGCCGCATTTTCGCGGATCGCGGGTGCGGGAAGCCAGCCGCGGGGGGCCGCTCGTCTGCCCGATCCGGTCTTCGACGCACAGATCCGCCCGGGCGCAATCGAAACCCGGGTCCCGCCCGAAGTGCGCCCCGGCCCCTACCGCATCGGTGTCGGGGATGTGTTGCTTCTGGCCACGCCCCGCGGCGATTCGGTGGAGGAGCTGGCCGGCCTCGTCGCCGCGCAGAACCAGCGCCAGGGCTACACGGTGCAAGATGACGGCGATGTCGCGATCCCCGACGTGGGCCGGATCATGGTGGCTGACATGACCCTGGCCGAGGCCGAGGATGCCATTTTCGAGGCGTTGATCGAGGCGCGGCTCGATCCGTCCTTCAGCCTGGAAGTGGCGGAATTCAATTCGCAGCGCGTCTCCGTCGGGGGGGCGGTGCGCAATCCCGGCGTCGTGCCCGTGGGGATGACCCCGCTCTACCTCGACGAGGTTCTGGCCAATGCGGGCGGCCTTGCGCTCGATGCCGACGATTTCGCCGTGATCCGCATCTTCCGGGACGGCAATCTCTACCAGATCCCCACGTCCGAGCTTTATTCCGACCGGGGCCTGCAACGCATCCGCCTCGTGGACGGCGACAGCCTGTTCGTCGATACCGCCTATGATTTCGAACAGGCCCAGGCCTATTTCGAAGAGGTGATCGCGCGGGCCGATTACACCCGCTCGGCGCGGGCCGACGCGATCCAGCAATTGCAGGTGGAGGTCTCGATCCGCCGCGGCGCGCTTGAGGAAAGCCGCCAGAATTTCCGCGACCGGGTGGAATTCGGCGCGGAGGGTGGAGAATTCGTCTACATCGCCGGAGAGGTGCGGGAGCCCGGCCGCTTCGAACTTCCCTTCGAGAATCGCGCGGTTCTGGCCGATGCGCTCTTCGATGCGGGCGGTTGGAGCGAGGGGACCGGCAATCCGTCCCAGATCTACCTGCTGCGCGCCGAAGACAGCTCCGCCTATCTGCGCGCGGTCACGGCCTACCGTCTGGACGGGTCGAACGCGGCGAACCTCGTTCTGGCGGCCCGGATGGAACTGCGCCCCGGCGACGTCATCTTCGTGGCGGAGCAACCGATAACGCGCTGGAACCGTGTCATCGACCAGATCACGCCGTCGATCATCAGCCTCGGTGCCTCCGCCGTGGAATGA